Proteins encoded within one genomic window of Citrobacter amalonaticus Y19:
- the tisB gene encoding type I toxin-antitoxin system toxin TisB, which translates to MSLVDIAILILKLIVAAMQLLDAVLKYLK; encoded by the coding sequence ATGAGCCTCGTGGATATCGCTATTCTTATCCTGAAACTCATCGTTGCAGCCATGCAACTGCTTGATGCTGTTCTGAAATACCTGAAGTAA
- a CDS encoding DMT family transporter, which yields MTLSVFCILLFAALLHASWNAIVKAGNDKLYAAISVSGSAAIMALLCLPFAPQPSTASIPFLAASTALQVVYTVLVARTYTVSDMSQTYPLMRGTAPLLVAVISVLFLGDSLSTLAWTGIAVICAAILGMAFNGRARSQQGIVLALINACFIAGYTLVDGTGVRLSETALGYTLWTFFLNGSCLLGWAMIARRREALRYLTQHWKKGIFGGIATMGSYGLALWAMTLAPLAVVAALRETSILFGALIAWLLLKERVAGLRLVAAGGIAAGAILLRLS from the coding sequence ATGACCCTTTCCGTTTTCTGCATTTTGCTGTTCGCCGCGCTGCTGCACGCCAGCTGGAACGCCATTGTGAAAGCCGGAAACGACAAGCTCTACGCCGCCATCAGCGTCAGCGGTTCTGCCGCCATCATGGCGCTTCTGTGCCTGCCCTTTGCACCGCAACCCTCGACCGCCAGCATCCCTTTTTTAGCCGCCTCGACCGCATTACAGGTGGTCTACACCGTGCTGGTCGCCAGAACCTATACCGTTTCTGATATGAGTCAAACCTATCCGCTGATGCGCGGGACGGCGCCGCTGCTGGTGGCAGTCATCAGCGTACTGTTTCTTGGCGACAGCCTGTCCACGCTGGCCTGGACGGGCATCGCGGTGATCTGCGCCGCCATCCTCGGCATGGCCTTTAACGGTCGGGCCCGTTCGCAGCAGGGCATTGTGCTCGCGCTGATTAACGCCTGTTTCATCGCCGGGTATACGCTGGTCGACGGCACCGGCGTCAGACTTTCGGAAACCGCGTTGGGATACACGCTCTGGACCTTCTTTTTGAACGGCTCCTGCCTGTTGGGATGGGCGATGATCGCCCGTCGTCGGGAGGCATTGCGCTATCTGACGCAGCACTGGAAGAAGGGGATTTTTGGCGGCATTGCCACAATGGGTTCTTACGGACTGGCATTGTGGGCGATGACTCTCGCGCCACTGGCGGTGGTCGCCGCACTGCGTGAAACCTCAATCCTGTTCGGCGCGCTTATCGCCTGGTTACTGCTGAAAGAACGGGTGGCCGGATTGCGCCTCGTGGCTGCTGGCGGGATTGCCGCCGGAGCCATTCTGTTACGCCTGTCCTAG
- the emrD gene encoding multidrug efflux MFS transporter EmrD: MKRQRNVNLLLMLVLLVAVGQMAQTIYIPAIADMARELNVREGAVQSVMAAYLLTYGVSQLFYGPLSDRVGRRPVILIGMSIFMLATLVAITTHSLTVLIAASALQGMGTGVGGVMARTLPRDLYEGTQLRHANSMLNMGILVSPLLAPLIGGLLDTMWNWRACYVFLLVLCAGVTFSMARWMPETRPTGAPRTRLMTSYKTLFGHSAFNCYLLMLIGGLAGIAVFEACSGVLMGAVLGLSSLVVSILFILPIPAAFFGAWFAGRPNKRFSTLMWQSVVSCLLAGLMMWIPGWFGVMNVWTLLIPAALFFFGAGMLFPLATSGAMEPFPFLAGTAGALVGGLQNIGSGVLAWLSAMLPQTGQGSLGLLMTLMGLLILLCWLPLAARFSHQGQAI; encoded by the coding sequence ATGAAAAGGCAGAGAAACGTCAATTTGTTGTTGATGTTGGTATTACTTGTGGCTGTGGGTCAGATGGCGCAAACCATTTATATTCCAGCCATTGCCGACATGGCACGCGAGCTAAACGTTCGTGAAGGGGCCGTGCAAAGCGTTATGGCAGCCTATCTGTTGACCTATGGCGTGTCGCAACTGTTTTATGGCCCGCTTTCCGACCGCGTCGGACGCCGCCCGGTGATCCTCATTGGGATGTCGATTTTTATGCTCGCCACGCTGGTCGCTATAACGACTCACAGCCTGACGGTGCTGATCGCCGCCAGCGCGTTGCAGGGGATGGGCACCGGTGTCGGCGGGGTGATGGCGCGAACCTTGCCGCGCGATCTGTACGAAGGCACGCAACTACGCCACGCTAACAGCATGCTGAATATGGGCATTCTGGTCAGCCCGCTGCTGGCACCGCTGATTGGCGGACTGCTGGATACGATGTGGAACTGGCGCGCCTGCTACGTTTTCCTGCTCGTGCTCTGTGCGGGCGTCACCTTCAGCATGGCGCGCTGGATGCCGGAAACACGTCCCACTGGCGCACCGCGCACGCGGTTGATGACCAGCTATAAAACGTTGTTTGGTCACAGCGCGTTTAACTGCTACCTGCTGATGCTGATTGGCGGACTGGCCGGCATCGCAGTGTTCGAAGCCTGTTCCGGCGTGCTGATGGGCGCGGTGTTAGGGCTGAGCAGCCTGGTGGTGAGCATCCTGTTTATCCTGCCGATCCCAGCGGCGTTTTTCGGTGCCTGGTTTGCCGGTCGCCCGAATAAGCGCTTCTCTACGCTGATGTGGCAGTCAGTGGTGAGCTGCCTGCTGGCAGGGCTGATGATGTGGATACCCGGCTGGTTCGGCGTGATGAACGTCTGGACGCTGCTGATCCCCGCCGCGCTGTTCTTCTTCGGCGCCGGGATGCTGTTCCCGCTGGCGACCAGCGGCGCGATGGAGCCATTCCCGTTCCTCGCGGGTACCGCGGGCGCGCTGGTGGGCGGTCTGCAAAACATCGGTTCTGGCGTACTGGCGTGGCTTTCTGCCATGCTGCCGCAAACCGGGCAGGGCAGTCTCGGCCTGCTGATGACGCTTATGGGACTGCTGATTTTACTGTGCTGGTTGCCGCTGGCGGCGCGTTTTTCACACCAGGGGCAGGCGATTTGA
- a CDS encoding cellulase family glycosylhydrolase: MIKPLVSLFVFASFALGAAPSPLTAAHYAQQLGVGMDVDWARTEQGIREFDPLVVRDFNAKGIRHVRIRVSGEPTEARLIHLRKLVEACEQYGVIPIIAFQADEYKNDPSASNEKEVTNWWVAVAHYFAHSAPLLGFDLIYEPAGKLNHNLASLNRVYDKTIRTIHAIDPQRMIFVAPRLRAAPEDLPNLRLPPQSQSYVLAQWHIFPWGPVKNNGKYPWTSGTATEKAAIRARINTAVRWQQKSGHVSWVGGWATGETSKNPPSSSQLAFATFMACELKKVKIPYAINTDTQFYDGEEGAWRPALEPLLMAMIAPDCETPGHAVIKSPAPGVKNAPPAATSTVKSAVP; the protein is encoded by the coding sequence GTGATTAAACCACTTGTCTCGCTCTTTGTGTTTGCCAGTTTCGCCCTGGGGGCAGCACCATCGCCGCTGACGGCGGCACATTATGCGCAGCAACTTGGTGTGGGAATGGACGTCGACTGGGCGCGCACTGAACAAGGTATCCGGGAGTTCGACCCGCTGGTGGTACGGGACTTCAACGCGAAAGGAATACGCCATGTGCGTATTCGGGTAAGCGGAGAACCCACGGAGGCGCGGCTTATTCATCTGCGCAAGCTGGTGGAGGCCTGCGAGCAGTATGGCGTGATCCCCATTATCGCTTTTCAGGCGGACGAGTATAAAAATGACCCCAGTGCGAGCAACGAAAAAGAGGTGACCAACTGGTGGGTCGCGGTGGCGCACTATTTTGCCCACAGCGCACCGTTGCTGGGATTTGATCTGATTTACGAACCGGCGGGGAAACTGAATCATAATCTGGCGTCCCTGAACCGGGTGTACGACAAAACCATCCGCACTATCCACGCCATCGATCCGCAACGAATGATTTTTGTCGCGCCACGTCTGCGTGCCGCGCCGGAAGATCTGCCCAATCTCAGGCTGCCGCCGCAGAGCCAGAGCTATGTCCTGGCGCAATGGCATATCTTCCCGTGGGGGCCGGTGAAAAATAACGGCAAATACCCCTGGACGTCGGGTACGGCGACAGAGAAAGCGGCAATTCGTGCGCGCATTAATACCGCTGTGCGCTGGCAGCAAAAAAGCGGACATGTCAGTTGGGTTGGGGGGTGGGCCACGGGAGAAACCAGCAAGAATCCACCGTCCTCTTCACAGCTCGCCTTTGCCACGTTCATGGCATGTGAGCTGAAGAAGGTGAAAATTCCCTACGCGATCAACACCGATACGCAGTTTTACGATGGGGAAGAGGGGGCGTGGCGGCCCGCGCTCGAGCCGCTGTTAATGGCGATGATTGCGCCGGACTGCGAAACGCCCGGCCACGCAGTCATCAAATCGCCTGCCCCTGGTGTGAAAAACGCGCCGCCAGCGGCAACCAGCACAGTAAAATCAGCAGTCCCATAA
- the dsdC gene encoding DNA-binding transcriptional regulator DsdC — protein MEPLREVRNHLLNGWQLSKLYTFEVAARHQSFAMAADELSLSPSAISHRINQLEEELGIQLFVRSHRKVELTHEGKRVFWALKSSLDTLNQEILDIKNQELSGTLTVYSRPSIAQCWLVPALGDFTRRYPSISLTILTGNDNVNLQRAGVDLALYFDDAPSAQLEHHFLMDEAILPVCSPDYARRFDLMGSLVNLPHCTLLHDRQAWSNDSGTDEWHSWAQHFAVNLPTSSGIGFDRSDLAVIAAMNHIGVAMGRKRLVQKRLESGELVAPFGEMAMTCHQHYYITTLPGRQWPKIEAFIHWLHEQAKSFSKSETATQ, from the coding sequence ATGGAACCCCTTCGCGAAGTCAGAAATCACCTCCTGAACGGCTGGCAATTATCCAAACTGTACACATTTGAAGTGGCGGCCCGGCATCAGTCGTTTGCGATGGCCGCAGACGAGTTATCGCTGAGCCCCAGTGCTATCAGCCACCGCATTAACCAACTGGAAGAGGAGTTGGGGATCCAGCTTTTCGTGCGCTCGCACCGCAAAGTGGAGCTCACCCATGAAGGTAAGCGGGTGTTCTGGGCGCTGAAATCGTCGCTGGATACGCTGAACCAGGAGATCCTCGATATCAAAAATCAGGAACTCTCCGGGACGCTGACCGTCTATTCTCGCCCGTCTATCGCGCAGTGCTGGCTGGTGCCTGCGCTGGGTGATTTCACCCGCCGCTATCCGTCGATTTCGCTCACCATATTAACGGGCAACGACAATGTGAACCTGCAGCGCGCCGGGGTCGATCTGGCGCTCTACTTTGACGATGCGCCGTCGGCCCAACTGGAGCATCACTTCTTAATGGATGAAGCGATTCTCCCCGTCTGTAGTCCGGATTATGCCCGGCGCTTTGATTTAATGGGTTCACTGGTGAATCTGCCACATTGTACGCTACTGCACGATCGTCAGGCCTGGAGCAATGATTCAGGGACCGACGAGTGGCACAGCTGGGCGCAACATTTTGCAGTGAATTTGCCGACATCGTCGGGCATTGGCTTTGATCGTTCCGATTTAGCGGTGATTGCTGCCATGAATCATATCGGCGTGGCGATGGGACGCAAACGGCTGGTACAGAAGCGACTGGAGAGCGGTGAGCTGGTCGCGCCTTTTGGTGAGATGGCGATGACCTGTCACCAGCATTACTACATAACGACGTTACCCGGCAGACAATGGCCGAAAATTGAAGCCTTTATCCACTGGCTGCATGAGCAGGCGAAGTCGTTTTCCAAAAGCGAAACTGCTACGCAGTAA
- the dsdX gene encoding D-serine transporter DsdX, with protein sequence MHSQIWVVSTLLISIVLIVLTIVKFKFHPFLALLLASFFVGTMMGMGPLDMVNAIESGIGGTLGFLAAVIGLGTILGKMMEVSGAAERIGLTLQRCRWLSADVIMVLVGLICGITLFVEVGVVLLIPLAFSIAKKTNTSLLKLAIPLCTALMAVHCVVPPHPAALFVANKLGADIGSVIVYGLLVGLMASLIGGPLFLKFLGNRLPFKPVPAEFADLKVREESTLPSLGATLFTVLLPIGLMLVKTVAELNMTKGSTLYTLLEFIGNPITAMFIAVFVAYYILGLRQHIGMSALLTHTENGFGSIANILLIIGAGGAFNAILKSSTLADTLAVILSNMDMHPILLAWLVALILHAAVGSATVAMMGATAIVAPMLPMYPNVSPEIIAIAIGSGAIGCTIVTDSLFWLVKQYCGATLNETFKYYTTATFIASVIALACTFLLSFII encoded by the coding sequence ATGCACTCTCAAATCTGGGTTGTGAGCACGCTGCTGATTAGCATTGTGTTAATTGTACTGACCATCGTGAAATTCAAATTCCACCCGTTCCTGGCGCTGCTGCTCGCCAGTTTCTTTGTCGGGACCATGATGGGCATGGGGCCGCTGGATATGGTCAATGCCATCGAAAGCGGGATCGGCGGTACGCTCGGCTTCCTCGCCGCGGTCATCGGTCTGGGCACCATTCTCGGTAAAATGATGGAGGTTTCCGGCGCGGCGGAACGTATCGGCTTAACGCTACAGCGCTGCCGCTGGCTCTCTGCTGACGTCATTATGGTGCTGGTGGGGTTGATTTGCGGGATCACGCTGTTCGTTGAAGTTGGCGTGGTGCTGTTAATTCCCCTGGCGTTCTCCATTGCGAAAAAAACCAACACCTCGCTGCTGAAACTGGCTATCCCACTGTGTACCGCACTGATGGCCGTTCACTGCGTTGTGCCGCCGCACCCGGCAGCGCTGTTTGTTGCCAACAAACTGGGCGCGGATATTGGTTCGGTGATCGTCTACGGCCTGCTGGTTGGCCTGATGGCGTCGCTGATCGGCGGCCCGCTGTTCCTGAAGTTTCTCGGCAATCGCCTGCCGTTCAAACCGGTTCCTGCTGAGTTTGCAGACCTCAAAGTACGCGAGGAAAGCACACTGCCGTCGCTGGGTGCAACGCTGTTTACCGTCCTGCTGCCGATTGGTTTGATGCTGGTGAAAACCGTGGCTGAACTGAACATGACCAAAGGCAGCACGCTGTACACCCTGCTGGAATTTATCGGCAACCCGATCACGGCCATGTTTATCGCCGTCTTTGTGGCGTATTACATTCTCGGTCTGCGCCAGCATATCGGCATGAGCGCACTGCTCACCCATACTGAAAACGGTTTTGGCTCCATCGCCAATATTCTGCTGATTATCGGGGCGGGCGGTGCGTTCAACGCCATCCTCAAGAGCAGCACTCTGGCAGACACGCTGGCGGTGATCCTCTCCAACATGGATATGCACCCGATTCTGCTGGCCTGGCTGGTCGCGCTGATTCTCCACGCGGCGGTCGGTTCTGCCACGGTGGCGATGATGGGTGCCACGGCGATTGTCGCACCGATGCTGCCGATGTATCCCAACGTCAGTCCGGAGATCATCGCCATTGCCATCGGTTCTGGCGCCATTGGCTGCACGATCGTCACCGACTCCCTCTTCTGGCTGGTTAAGCAATACTGCGGCGCCACCCTGAATGAGACGTTCAAATACTATACGACCGCGACATTTATCGCCTCGGTCATTGCACTGGCTTGCACATTCCTGCTTTCCTTTATCATCTAA
- the dsdA gene encoding D-serine ammonia-lyase, which yields MENIQKLIAQYPLVEDLVALRETTWFNPGTTSLAEGLPYVGLTEQDVKGAHARLARFAPYLAKAFPETAATGGIIESEVVAIPAMQHRLEKQYGQKISGEILLKKDSHLPISGSIKARGGIYEVLTHAEKLAREAGLLTPEEDYSVLLSPKFKAFFSQYSIAVGSTGNLGLSIGIMSARIGFNVTVHMSADARAWKKAKLRSHGVTVVEYEEDYGVAVEQGRKAAESDPNCFFIDDENSRTLFLGYAVAGQRLKAQFDQQGRVVDADHPLFVYLPCGVGGGPGGVAFGLKLAFGDNVHCFFAEPTHSPCMLLGVYTGLHDGIAVQDIGIDNLTAADGLAVGRASGFVGRAMERLLDGLYTLSDRSMYDMLGWLAQEENIRLEPSALAGMAGPQRVCASTDYQQMQGISAEQLNNATHLVWATGGGMVPEAEMAQYLTKGR from the coding sequence ATGGAAAACATACAAAAACTCATCGCCCAGTATCCTTTGGTGGAGGATCTGGTGGCTCTGCGAGAAACGACCTGGTTCAACCCGGGAACCACCTCTCTGGCCGAAGGTTTACCTTATGTGGGGCTGACGGAACAAGATGTTAAAGGTGCCCACGCCCGTCTGGCGCGCTTCGCACCGTATCTGGCCAAAGCTTTCCCGGAAACCGCGGCAACCGGGGGGATCATTGAATCTGAGGTCGTCGCCATTCCGGCCATGCAACACCGTCTGGAAAAACAGTACGGACAGAAAATCAGCGGGGAAATCCTGCTGAAAAAAGATAGCCATCTGCCCATTTCCGGCTCAATTAAAGCGCGTGGCGGCATTTATGAAGTCCTGACGCACGCCGAAAAACTGGCGCGGGAAGCCGGTCTGCTGACTCCCGAAGAGGACTACAGCGTTCTGCTTTCTCCAAAGTTCAAAGCCTTCTTTAGCCAGTACAGTATCGCGGTGGGTTCAACCGGTAATCTGGGGCTGTCTATCGGCATTATGAGCGCCCGCATTGGCTTTAACGTCACGGTGCATATGTCTGCTGATGCCCGGGCGTGGAAGAAAGCCAAACTGCGCAGCCACGGCGTCACGGTTGTCGAGTACGAAGAAGATTACGGCGTGGCGGTTGAGCAGGGCCGCAAAGCAGCGGAGTCCGATCCGAACTGCTTCTTTATCGACGATGAAAACTCCCGCACGCTGTTTTTAGGTTATGCGGTTGCCGGACAGCGTCTGAAAGCGCAATTCGACCAGCAAGGCCGCGTGGTGGATGCCGATCACCCGCTGTTTGTCTATCTGCCGTGCGGCGTGGGCGGTGGTCCCGGCGGGGTGGCGTTTGGTCTGAAACTGGCATTTGGCGATAACGTGCACTGCTTCTTCGCTGAACCCACCCATTCCCCGTGTATGCTGCTGGGCGTGTATACCGGGCTGCACGATGGCATCGCCGTGCAGGATATCGGTATCGATAACCTGACGGCGGCAGATGGTCTGGCGGTCGGACGTGCATCAGGCTTTGTCGGCAGAGCGATGGAACGCCTGCTCGATGGGTTGTATACCTTAAGCGATCGGTCTATGTACGACATGCTGGGCTGGCTGGCGCAGGAGGAGAACATTCGTCTGGAACCGTCAGCGCTGGCAGGAATGGCCGGGCCTCAGCGCGTCTGTGCATCGACTGACTATCAGCAGATGCAAGGCATTAGCGCTGAGCAACTCAATAATGCAACGCACCTGGTCTGGGCAACGGGCGGCGGCATGGTGCCAGAAGCAGAAATGGCGCAATACCTGACGAAAGGGCGCTAA
- a CDS encoding anaerobic sulfatase maturase, whose protein sequence is MTGCQVMAKPASSRCNLDCRYCFYIDKPAHPVMDDATLSTFIQQHIAAQPGQDVLFAWQGGEPTLCGLDFFHRVVELQKQFGAGKQIQNAFQTNGMLLNDAWCRFLRDNNWLVGLSLDGPADLHDAFRVSRRGNPTHHNVINALQKLVEYRVEFNLLVVVNRLNSGQPERMYHYLRQLGTPFLQFIPLVERDEHGRLTAESVEPQAWGQFLNAVFDIWVREDIGRVYIQLFDSMLGVWCGYPSQMCTLSQDCGHAFALEANGDLYQCDHYVYPQYRLGNIHHTSLKALNASPQAKAFGELKSATLSAACQACSLLRFCHGDCPKHRDESGKSVLCAGYSEFIHYTAPHMRVMRDLIRQHRSPAELMAMLRTGR, encoded by the coding sequence ATGACAGGATGTCAGGTCATGGCCAAACCGGCCAGTTCACGTTGTAACCTGGATTGTCGTTACTGCTTCTACATTGATAAACCCGCCCACCCGGTTATGGATGACGCAACGTTATCGACGTTTATTCAGCAGCATATTGCCGCGCAGCCCGGGCAGGATGTCCTGTTTGCCTGGCAAGGGGGGGAACCGACACTCTGCGGTCTGGATTTTTTTCATCGCGTGGTGGAATTGCAAAAGCAGTTCGGCGCGGGAAAACAGATCCAGAACGCTTTTCAGACCAACGGCATGTTGCTCAATGACGCATGGTGCCGCTTTTTGCGCGACAACAACTGGCTGGTGGGACTCTCACTGGACGGTCCCGCCGATTTACATGATGCCTTTCGGGTCAGCCGTCGCGGAAATCCTACCCATCACAACGTTATCAATGCGCTGCAAAAACTGGTCGAATACCGTGTGGAGTTCAACCTGTTGGTGGTGGTGAATCGCCTTAACAGCGGCCAGCCAGAGCGGATGTACCACTATCTTCGCCAGCTTGGGACGCCATTTTTGCAGTTTATTCCGCTTGTTGAGCGGGATGAACACGGCAGGCTGACGGCGGAATCGGTCGAGCCGCAGGCGTGGGGTCAGTTTCTCAACGCGGTGTTCGATATCTGGGTGCGGGAAGATATTGGCCGCGTATACATCCAACTCTTTGATTCGATGCTGGGCGTATGGTGCGGCTATCCGTCGCAAATGTGTACGTTAAGTCAGGACTGCGGTCACGCCTTTGCGCTGGAGGCCAATGGTGATTTGTATCAGTGCGATCATTATGTCTATCCGCAATACCGGCTGGGCAACATTCATCACACCTCGCTGAAGGCGCTCAATGCCAGTCCGCAGGCGAAAGCCTTTGGGGAGCTGAAAAGCGCCACGTTAAGCGCAGCGTGTCAGGCCTGTTCGCTGCTGCGCTTTTGTCATGGTGACTGTCCAAAGCATCGGGATGAGAGCGGGAAAAGCGTGCTGTGCGCCGGATACAGTGAATTTATCCACTATACCGCGCCGCACATGCGCGTGATGCGCGATCTGATCAGGCAGCATCGCTCACCGGCAGAGTTGATGGCGATGCTGCGCACAGGGCGTTAG
- a CDS encoding DUF202 domain-containing protein, which produces MPDSRKARRMADPGLQPERTSLAWLRTLLGYGALMALAVKHHWHQAGFLFWVSIVVLAIVVVILWRYTRKRNLMDVSLLDFSQSRAVRDKFMISLAVLSLAILFAVTHVRQLILFIGNFA; this is translated from the coding sequence ATGCCGGATAGCCGTAAGGCCCGTCGCATGGCCGATCCGGGACTGCAACCGGAACGCACATCGCTGGCCTGGTTGCGCACACTGCTGGGTTATGGCGCGCTGATGGCGCTGGCGGTGAAACATCACTGGCATCAGGCGGGATTCCTGTTCTGGGTCTCGATTGTGGTGCTGGCAATCGTGGTTGTCATTCTCTGGCGCTATACCCGCAAGCGTAATCTGATGGATGTCTCGCTCCTCGATTTTTCACAATCTCGTGCGGTTCGTGACAAATTTATGATCTCCCTCGCGGTGTTATCTCTTGCAATACTGTTTGCTGTAACGCACGTTCGCCAACTTATCCTCTTTATCGGAAATTTTGCATGA
- a CDS encoding YidH family protein, with translation MKISRLGEAPDYRFSLANERTYLAWIRTALGFLAAGVGLDQLAPDFATPVIRELLALLLCLFAGGLAIYGYLRWLRNEKAMRLKEDLPYTRSLLVISLILTIVAIVVMALVLYAG, from the coding sequence ATGAAGATTTCCCGCCTCGGAGAAGCACCGGATTACCGTTTCTCGCTGGCAAACGAGCGTACCTATCTGGCGTGGATCCGCACTGCGCTGGGTTTTCTCGCCGCTGGCGTCGGACTTGACCAACTGGCGCCGGACTTCGCCACGCCGGTGATCCGCGAACTGTTGGCGCTGCTGCTTTGTTTGTTCGCTGGCGGCCTGGCGATTTACGGTTATCTGCGCTGGTTACGCAATGAAAAGGCGATGCGGTTGAAGGAAGATTTACCTTATACCCGCAGCCTGCTGGTTATCAGCTTGATTTTGACGATTGTGGCGATCGTTGTGATGGCGCTGGTGCTGTATGCCGGATAG
- a CDS encoding sulfatase-like hydrolase/transferase, with protein MTRPNFLFIMTDTQATNMVGCYSGKQLNTKNIDSLASEGIRFNAAYTCSPVCTPARAGLFTGIYANQSGPWTNNVAPGKNISTMGRYFKDAGYHTCYIGKWHLDGHDYFGTGECPPEWDADYWFDGANYLAELSEQEISLWRNGLNSVEDLQANNIDETFTWAHRISNRAVDFLHQPARTDEPFLMVVSYDEPHHPFTCPVEYLEKYQDFYYDLGPKARDTLVNKPEHHRLWSQAMPSPVGDDGRYHHPLYFACNDFVDDQIGRVINALTPAQRENTWVIYTSDHGEMMGAHKLISKGAAMYDDITRIPLIIRSPQGDRRQVDTPVSHIDLLPTMMALAGIDKPAILPGENILTAESPRGVMVEFNRYEIEHDSFGGFIPVRCWVTDEYKLVLNLFTSDELYDRRNDPDELHNLIDADEFADVRCQMHDALLDYMDKIRDPFRTYQWSLRPWRQDAQPRWMGAFRPRPEDGYSPVVRDYDTGLPTQGVKVEKKKQKF; from the coding sequence ATGACCCGTCCTAACTTTCTGTTCATCATGACGGATACACAGGCGACCAACATGGTGGGCTGTTACAGCGGTAAGCAACTGAATACCAAAAATATTGATAGTCTGGCGTCCGAGGGCATTCGCTTTAACGCCGCGTATACCTGTTCACCCGTCTGCACCCCTGCGCGAGCGGGGCTGTTTACCGGCATATATGCTAATCAGTCTGGTCCCTGGACCAACAACGTCGCGCCGGGGAAAAATATCTCCACGATGGGGCGTTACTTTAAGGATGCGGGCTACCACACCTGCTATATCGGTAAATGGCACCTCGATGGACATGATTACTTTGGTACCGGCGAGTGTCCGCCGGAATGGGACGCGGACTACTGGTTCGACGGCGCAAACTACCTGGCGGAGTTGAGCGAGCAAGAGATCAGCCTGTGGCGCAACGGTCTGAACAGCGTGGAAGATTTGCAAGCCAACAACATCGATGAAACCTTCACCTGGGCGCATCGCATCAGTAACCGGGCGGTGGATTTCCTCCACCAGCCTGCGCGAACCGACGAGCCGTTTTTAATGGTGGTTTCGTATGATGAGCCCCATCATCCGTTCACCTGCCCGGTGGAGTATCTGGAGAAGTATCAGGACTTTTACTACGATCTGGGACCAAAGGCGCGCGATACGCTGGTGAATAAACCTGAACATCACCGATTGTGGTCGCAGGCGATGCCTTCTCCGGTGGGCGATGACGGGCGCTATCACCACCCGCTCTATTTTGCCTGTAATGACTTTGTCGATGACCAGATTGGCCGGGTGATCAATGCGTTAACGCCGGCACAGCGGGAGAACACCTGGGTGATTTATACCTCCGATCACGGTGAAATGATGGGGGCGCATAAACTCATCAGCAAAGGGGCGGCGATGTACGATGACATTACGCGCATCCCATTGATTATTCGCTCACCACAGGGCGACCGCCGCCAGGTGGATACGCCGGTAAGTCATATCGATCTGTTACCGACAATGATGGCGCTGGCGGGCATCGACAAACCCGCTATTTTGCCGGGTGAAAACATCCTGACCGCAGAATCTCCACGGGGCGTGATGGTGGAGTTCAACCGTTACGAAATCGAGCATGACAGTTTTGGCGGCTTTATCCCGGTGCGCTGCTGGGTCACGGATGAGTACAAACTGGTGCTGAATTTATTTACCAGTGATGAATTGTATGACCGACGTAACGATCCCGATGAGCTGCATAACCTGATTGATGCCGACGAATTTGCCGACGTTCGCTGCCAGATGCATGATGCGCTGCTGGACTACATGGATAAAATCCGCGATCCGTTTCGCACCTATCAGTGGAGCTTACGGCCGTGGCGCCAGGACGCGCAGCCGCGCTGGATGGGGGCCTTTCGACCGCGTCCTGAAGATGGCTACTCGCCGGTGGTACGCGACTACGATACCGGTTTACCAACGCAGGGGGTAAAAGTGGAGAAGAAAAAACAGAAGTTCTGA